ATAGGGCCTTGTGATAGAATTGCACCTATAGCAAAATTATTAGCATCTGTAGTTATGATGAAGTCTTTAGTAAAATTGGATGAGGCTAGAATTGGTTGGTTAGTTAGTAAAGCTTTACAATCTTCAAAAGTTTTAATGTATAATGGAtggtttatatttattttaacgcCCTTTTTCAAACACAGCGTGAAAGGCTTAGTATTTTCGcgaagttattaataaatttgtgatAATATTCTGGCAATCCTAGGAATGATTCTATTTCGTGAACCGTTTTCGGAATCGGGTAATTTTGGATAGCTTGAATCTTTTCCGGGTTTGGTTTTATCCCGTCTGGCGTAACTATGTGACCAAGGAATgcaacttccttttttaaaaactctGATTTGTCCAGTTGAATCTTTAAGTTACTCTCtcttaatttttggaagattttctttaaattgacGATGTGCTCCTGAAGGGATACAGAGTACACAATTATATCGTCCATGTAGACGaggcaaattttttttatatattctcgtAGGACATAATTCATTACCCTTTGGAAGGTTGAAGGTCCGTTCTTCATTCCAAATGGCAAACGAAGGTATTCATAATGACCGTTCTCAACACTGAAAGCTGTTTTCTTGATATCATCCGGATGCACCTCTATCTGATGAAATCCACTAGTTAAATCGATATATCTGAGTATTTCCTACAGAGTTTAGTAATAtgaaacttttctttttcatttaagtGAGAAGTACGTATTAATTCTGTTACGTCATTAGCGTTGctaatattgttattgatacatgaaaaatttcatactttttttcaattcgagTGGTTTTAACGGGCTCGTATAAGTATATTTCTGCAATATTATCTGTATTGTTGATAATGTCTACAGGGGCATAACCATTTTCTGCCTGAGAAATTCCGTCTTTAGTTATGCAATTGAATAATTTGGTTGGCGGTATGCCAACAATACCATTATAAATATCTGCAAGAATTTTTGCAGATTCGATAGAATTTGGTTCAATTCTAgcgaaaaataataattttcctctACTTTCGTAATGTGAAAGGTGAAGCTGAGCTTTAATTGTTGTGAGGATTAAGTTTTTGAGATCTAGTTCGACACCTAGTTGTTTTAGTATGTCGTAACCAATAAGGCCatcgaaaaaattatgaaatttgaaaatacaaaaatttatcgTTGATTTTGTCTTGAATTCTGGAAATGCCGGAATTTTGGCACAATAATATTTGGTTGTTGTTTGAAATAAGGAGCAGATAGTGAAAGGCTCTTCAACAATGTATTCCGAAAAAAAACTTTCTGCTATTTCGGGGTTAATGAATGATCTGGTAGCACCTGTTTCAATAAAGAGTTTCAAAGGtggattcataattttaatataaggaAGATCAGTTCTGTCATAGATTGAATCTAGTTCTATATGATTGTTCGATTTGAGGGTACATCGTGAAAATTTTCTTGTTGGGTATTTTCACAGTTTTCGTCATTCGTATCGTCTAAGGTTTGTTCATTGTCATAGAAAAATTCGGGGTTATTTTCTTCTAGTGAATTGCATGGATTGAAAtgtcataattttatttgtgttaatCCGTAGGGATTTTGGGATTCATTTAGATTATATAATTCTTCTGATACAAAGTTTTGTTGAGGGAGATATTGGTTTCTAGGAGTTTGATTTCGATATACTGATGTCGATTTATGGAGTAATTTTATCCTCAgcaaatgttaatttttgaaaatgggtCTTAAATTAGTCTCATGCTCTACAAAATATGGAACTGGAAGATATTCTTAACAAGATTTTGAATTTAAGCGATTCTTAAAGTTTCAAAAGCCTAGGTAATCAATAGAGCagtaaaaaagatatttctaaatatattaagaacatttgtttcttttttccgATAGTGTCTCTATACTATTGAAGTGACACAAATTGTGCTATCTTGACTTCAACAGGAACTCGATCAGGGGCAGAAATTTGTAGCAAATCGTTTATCCAAAATTCAAACAATTACTGACATTAGCAGTTAACCTTATgtcaatacaaagaaaaatccCGACCTAGCGACACGaggagttttatcaaaaatgctaggaaaataaatattattatggtACAGACCTATGAACCTATTGATGACTCATTGACTAATGACACAATATTTAACATCAATGTACCCGGCTTAAGGAAAACTAGTAACATACTCAAGGTCACAACGATTGAGCTATTTTCACTTTTCTCTAGATATTCAAGTTTAAACAGattaaaatgtataatttgCCATTGTCTCAGAATTGTTTccaatatacaataaaaaaacgaaaacagAACAATTTGTTCGCTTACTCTCTCAGAATTAAATTATGCCAATTTCACATTAATACGAATAGCACAATTAGATTTTATTCTAAAGAAATAGCTGGAAATTGAGACTGCTGCTCAATCTACTCTTCAAAGAATAAAAGCTTGTATCGGACATGATGGgcgacaatttgaacatttaggtCGTCACTAGCGAAGTGCCTTaagttatatttctattttaacttccataacgcagtttcccggtgacagcataagtaatattgacataataattggaactattgtcaatagaacaaggaaagacaattttaaggagtcaaaaaatgttaaaatctgtTCAGTCAaaccggagtaatttatgtttaaaagaaactgcttaaaatttacacatttcttaggatatctcgtaatacgaaaaagatatcggcatgcggttttcgctattctgctgctaatttggtctacttttatattccttaattaaaattacatgtttctatttaacatttttcaaggatagctagatttaaaaaaataaataaatagcccTCTCTGGcttatacgttactcattagtttgtttcgaaattataactcttacattggtagaaaggagctctcttcaaaaagactaagtttgcatagataggttaagtagaactggatttacaggcgttttttcataataaattaatctTGGAATTACAGTTCAATagtttccagtttttttaaaattttgaatttgaatattgatttttaaattttctagaattttattttttttgaagaaataacaacattaaattaatgtgaatattaaaatttttgtatacttcTATAGATATTTCTACATTGTattttgaccataatttcagtccccgATGATGAATACGTGAGTATTCGAAAGCTccacaaaatatatagaaatactacaatttgttgtttaattttgccaaactttaatagttaaatttttttgttgaaggAATTTAAAGTATCTCTTCCATAGGGCCATGTCGAAAGTGCCATCAACATGTCGTATCCAATAGCTCGTTGGGAGGAGGGAGGAGGGAGGAGGTTAGTGCTCTACTTTCGAAATGGTCCATGGAAATGTTAGCAATGACGGGAGAGAGGAGATCCCATGAGGGAACCTTTGAGTTGACTATAGAAGTTACCTTGGAATATGAAGTAGGTGTTGGACAAACAGTGATTGATGAGAGAAAGATAATCTGGAACATTGTGGTGATTAGTGTCTAAAATAGACAAAGTTTCATTGATGGGAGTGCTGGTAAATAAGGAGACAATATTAAAGCTGACAAGCTGTGTAAACCTTTGAATAAATCAATGAAATGACGAGAGTTTTTTGACCTAGGGTTAGGATTGCTCACTAATTATCTGAAGAGTTTCAGCAAGATGGTTGGCCAGGAATTGGGTGTTAATATTGCAGCAAAAACCATATAGACAGTCTTTCGTAAAAAATGAATTACATTTGAAGTtcagttaaatatattttcatgattGATTTGAAAAGTTTAAGCCATGGTTATTCACTAgaactaataattatttggccTATTTCTCCATCTATTGCAATagctatatttatatatattgaaCTTCACTCATAACGACTTagcctataaaaatttaattcataaagcaaccaatcaatattcaacatcattcaCAACAATGTAACCTGGTCTaggttttaaaaattaaacgtcattcataatcttactaatgaaaattaataacaatttctagcaaccaatcaatatttttatcaagcAATTTGAGTcttgaattttgaaatctatttctttcttttcaCGAGAAATTACATAGTTTAAGACCGTCACAAATCTTATATTCGAAAGCttggtatataatatatatatatgtttagatatgtttatgtttctgaATATTCTTGATTCTAGCTCTCTTatgtttgaaaattagtttttttaataatttttgataaaaattgacgtttcgactttaagtctttatctaaatatgatattgacactgacaatttgcgtatttatattgatcaatagatcaccttcatcatgaacatcaaaataagaataaaatcaaactagaactttgttctaataagaaaaattaatttatccctagtccttacatctcaattATACAgcaatattcaattaaattatttgtagttttatcagaatttacaaaatagagctataaattttacttaaattatttagatcttttttatcatttatagctttttcgtacTTAGGAATGTGAACCATtcctaaaaattccctttttccgtgtattagattccgtttctagaattattaaatctttataaattgaatttatgtttttttgatatttaatggttcgttaatgcagttctatttttttatcttattgatgacctcttagtctattttctaaatactgagatgtctgccctatgtagacagcctcacaatattatatattatataatgtattatgtcctttatgatttatactaatatatttattgaaataattcgataattgttataaaaatagaataaataaaaaattcaattcttatcataaaaaacttcaattcacaatcaaggtcgagcaaaataatagaatcaattttcttgatgtcacattatataaaattaacaataacatcaGAATataatggtatacgaaaccaacttagtcctcaagatatttagaagaatttttagaaatggttcacattcataaggacggaaaagctataaatgataaaaaagacctaaataatttaagtaaaatttatagctcaattttgtaaattctaataaaactacaaataatttaattgattactgttatatatttaagatgtagggaaaattaattttcttattagaaaaaaGTTCTAGTTGGattctattcttattttgatattcatgatgaaggtgatctattgatcaatataagtaagcaaattgtcagtgtcaatatcatattttgataaagacttaaagaaaagtcgaaacgtcgaaACCAAAGAAAcagtatttttattacataaatttaaatctaaatttGATATAACGAGATGAACGCTTATTTTAATGTAACAGTAAAAGAGATCGGTGATAATTCTTTGGAAGTAcgtagagaaaaaaattcaagtttctgtatttttttttattggaaaaatccatCCTAATTTCAAACGGACaaaaatctcatatattttaaatcaggatgaatttctaaaaaacaattttatttaaggtTAACATAATATAAACATGTAATTGTAGACCTATTATAAGCGAAATAAGTATTCAAAGTTTACATACGTACTTTTTTAGccacttattcaatttttatcacaCTATTTTGGTAAGGTTATAGCATTCTTCCAAGATTAGAactaatttcatcaaaaactaaGCCCGGAAACGTTGGTTGGTACCGGCATCCAAATATGTAGGTCGTAACCTGATAAAATGTCGCTGGTATTCCGACTATAAAGCATATTTATGATTACTTGACGTACGTAATGTGgtcatttttacaaatatttctgTCCGTTCTATATTGTCTaatttatctataatattttaCTCTGTAGTACTATAGTGCCTATATATTGTAGGGATTTATTAGGAATTGTCTGAAGTTTCAAATTTACCAATGTTTGCGTCAATTATCTCTTTGTATATTAGTCACAACTGGTATGAGTTTTTTCGTATTAATTGAAACGCCACTgctttgaatatttattttgagtaTTCCCAAATACGTTCTAATCATATTAACACTATCCATAATATATACATTAAAGTAATATTACTTTCATTTCAGGTGTTATCTTGTTAGAACATAAAAAGAATGATAAAAACATGGTGAAATGGAAATTGGTACCACCTGATGGCGGATGGGGGTGGTTGGTGCTATTCGGAGCCACGATGGTCAACATTTTGGTGCCAGGCACTATCAAATCTTTTGGAGTTCTCTTTGTTGAATTCTTGGAAGCATTCGATTCAACCACAGCAGAAGGAATGTGGATACCAGCTCTGTgttattttttgtatagttCTTTAGGTAAGAAACATccaaattgtaacaaaaaaggGCACCCTAacattatatacaattttttttctatcgaGTATATGTGCGgaatatacttttttccgtcagcatatatttttcaactaaacATTTGAAGTATATGTTTACATATGATCcccatttttaatattttaatgtaatttgTGGATAAGTCCACAAATACTTTGAAAAGCAATCGATTACGACTAATAACATTATAGGTTTTTATTATGATTAGCGTAAGATCACATTCTAGTTAAAGATGCAATGATACAGTACTAGTACCGTACTAAAGCCTACAAGAAGGTTAAGTTTATCTAACTGATCTCCGGTATGATTAGTTCTGAAGTATGTACCTGTAGATTGTGAGGCTCCGTTTAGAAGAACTGTATTTCCTGtcgtattttgaaatttaattctTCTCACTTGACGAGCATCCAATTTCGTGATCATATATTATACCCATTTTAAGACGTGAACTTAAAATATCATCGTAATCATTTTTGACTTTAggttgttatttttcaattaagttCTAATATGGAGTAAATTTGATTGTAAAGCCAATTCTTAAATTTCCTTTAGTGGCTTGGACATCGGTTTGGATACCATGTTGTAATATCTGGTTATGAACACACTATTCACTACTACAGCAACCCTGTTCATATTTTAGTTTAGTTAGTTGGTCTTTATACATTAACAGACTTCCTAGTTTGCTCAACAAATTCCTGTCAAAATCATTACAGATAATTCCATAATTATCATGTTTTTCTAAACCCAGTATTACCTAATAATTGTAATCACAATAGATTCTTATTCATGTCGGTTCCaatactaagttggaatttctggaatcgttggtGATAATTATACATACACTATTCACTATTACGATTACACAATAACACTGTCTGATGTAATTTCAATACTATAATGttctacttatttatttaaacagtttatGAACGGTGGAGCGAATTCATATTtgtgtatataaagaaatataaatatattagaagCACTAATGAACATTGATGGATGCaacttcaaaataatcaaatattttcaaaaattgatttaaaccTTAGTATCCAATTAATACAATTAAAACAAGAAGAACCGACTTTATATAGTATCCTTTGACATACAAAATACATATTCAGCATTAGTTATGACGGTACatggaatatgaaaaatttttttaatattatgtcgatgatatttttatttcttataaaataattcaaatcgcTTAAAATATTAGGAGAGAGTATTAAAGGGATTAGATTTAGTGGAATtacaaataaatggaaaatatcttaaaaaagtAACATATTCAGgcaattgttttgaaaatggaTATCATTAAATATGGAAggacaaaaatatttgaaatgttttttgttctGATTGTACAACTTTACATGGGgctttaattaatacatttgggacatttgaatttattgttagACATTGTTATTACAGAGTatagaaattgattatttaaaaaaaatataagctgGAAATAATATGAATGAATGATAAAACTGATGGAATATTCTTATTTGAGTGAAAAGAGATCAAGAGCAATTGTCTGAAAAGATCAGTGAAGAACAAGTGCTAGTAAAAGATTTTAATAGAAGGAGAAATAAgattaatgataaatattataattcgTTAGATCtccaaatatacaaataaattcaatcgTTATATCTTTAAGAGTGttatatcaagaaaattatgTTCACATTATAAGTAtgtaagaaaaattataaactaataCTAAAGAAATAGTTAAgaagtttaattattatttcaatgaagTAGGCAAACCAATTAATTTGATTTAGTCAAATTGTGACTTTCGATAATAccataatccaaaataatgaatttcatatATACGATTGATGGATATACAAGAAAggtattatgaataaaaaatagttgagTACACGGAGAAGATTGGAGTTCAATTCACCGCATTCAGCAGTAACCCTGATTCCGATGTCTTGTTTACAAAGTGCAGATGTGTCAATCACGGTGAAATGAATGGTTTACCAATGTTCATATATCTGTAAATAAACCTAAAATCGTTGTTTTTTACCTCGTAATACTAGtacaacaaaataattgcaCAGCGTAGGTGTGTGCTAAAATTCCCAAATATATACCTTTTTCGTATTGGATATAgcgaaaatatcatccacataCCTGTACCTTACCctgggaaaatactgaaactttTGACTAATTTGCTTTTCAAAACGACTCATGAATAGTTCAGCTATAAACGGTTGTAGGCGATTGGTGGAGGATTTGATCATCAGattattatcgattattttttaactcaaaGTGATTTCAAACCCGAACCAATAACGCTTGGAATAACATTGATATCGAAACAATTAGtaactcaaaatttttgaattcgtTAAATAATTTACCAATGACGTTTTCAAAACTTCCTAAAGCATTCGGTTCTAATGATCCTAATCGTTTCAATTTAATCGAAAGTCAAAATTACGTCGCTTCAATGCCAGCTATAGAATTTTATTAGTAAAACAAAGCATTCAAAGATTGATATGATGATGAATTTAGagatatttgattttcaaaaagaaatcaaTGAATTGCCTTCCTGATGTAGATGTGTTACTGCAAGCCTACCTCAATTTCAGAAATTCTGCAACAACCATAGCTTTCTCCTGCAATAAAGTCTTCCGCAGACATTTTCTCGAACCGAATAAAATCTACATTTCCTAACCTAGTTGCTGTAAAATTCTCTATTCTTCCTAGCAGAACTTTCACGacatgaatttatatttaagttaAGTTATCTCCCTaattaaacttgaaatttcCTTATGGTGCttagttttactaaaattgattttcagctgcttaaacttttatatattcaaatatttattaactcGCTCAAGATTTTCTCTTCACTCTTGAGGttctttcttattattattattttatttttgccattttttGGAATTTCGTAGTTATAGGGagacaaataattaataaaatggtCTTATCTTAGTCTTAGGTAGTCCACACTATCTTCTCTTATGGTTACCATACACAATTGTCTATTAACTAACCGAGCTCTTTACTTCGAGAAATTTTTCCTCTTATTTTAAGTTTTAAGTAATTACACCGCCACTATTTCCACTTTGTGCTAGAAAAATTAACTTCCTCTTTCGACTGAGTTTTACCcattttcttgaaattaaatttcgttttggaaatgaaaatgaattaacTAACTGTAATAGTCTTGTGCATGGAATCCCATCAACATATGCGCTGACGTGTCGATCTTTGGAATTTTCCCATGCTCAAGTTCTTCCATCCCTACTAACAAAAGACAAATTACTACAttagaaaagtttgaaaaaatcttggaaatatggaaatattctCTTTATAACCTAGTTGAGAAATCAAGccaaatttttcagaaaaatgcTTCCTTTGATTATTCCTTATCTTGAAATGTGGCGATGaatatatcatattattttgaaaacatgttGTATATGGTTCCACGTTAACAGTGCTCCTTATATATCgttgtttaattaataaaatgtttgttacaGGTCCAGTTTCGAGTATACTTTCAGTAAGATATTCTTACAGATTAGTAACAATTCTAGGAGGTATTTGTGCTGCTGGAGGAATGATACTAAGTTTTTGGGCCAGCTCTGTATATTTTCTTTATGCAAGCTATGGCGTTTTAGTAGGAATTGGTGCAGGATTGTCATTTCCACCAACTGTTTATATAGTCTGCAGCTACTTTCTCAAATTGAGAGGAGTAGCTAATGGAATATGTATTTCTGGATCTGCATTTGGATCGATTATAATTCCTCCTATACTTCGTATATTGCTAGTTACATACGGATACAGAGGTGCTGTGCTACTCATGGGCGGACTTACTTTGAACGTTTTTGTAGCTGCATTGTTTTATGATAGAGTAGAAAAGCACATGAAAAAAGAACAAGTTACTTCAGATgaagaaaatgaggaaaaaagaGCCAAGTTTACTATAAGTAATAACGAGAGTTTAACATCTCTCCACAATACACCTCAAAACGATTCATTTTTGGAGCATATAGAAAAGGCAACCGAAAATTTTAATCGCAGCGCATCAAGTGTAGCTATGCAAAATATACAACCTCAACAAAGAGAAAGAAAGGTGAGCATGCCTCAAAGTCGACAAGAAATACTCAAAGCAAAAGCTAAAGAAAGTATGAACAGTAATTCCACACTACATCCTGTATCAGAGAAAGGTAATAGTACAGCGATGGATTTTTACTCCCAAACTCGTCTTCCAAGTAGTAGGCGTAGATCTATCGCCCCTCCCAGAAGTACTTCAACTAGCTCTTTCCAATATGTTAGTACTCCTTATCACGGAAGTACTTTAACCTTACAGCCCGAAATTTTTGCAAGTTCTTTTAGCTTACGTTCCAATAAATCCAAAACTATTCTTGAAGAAGAGGTTCAAAAACCCCAGTTACTAGATTTAAGTCTTCTCAAAGAtcctatttatttaattattttaatttccaatGCGACAAATGCTATTAGTTATACTAACTTCATTATATTGCTTCCATCTTATGCCAAATCTTTAGGTTTTGACAAAGACCAAGGTGCTATGCTGCTATCAATAGTATCGGCATTTGATTTAGTTGGTCGAATAGGTGGTTCGGCTTTATCTGATTTAACTTCATTTCCTAAATGTTACTATTTTGTCGGTGGACTTTTATTATCTGGCATTTCTCTAAGTTTATTGCCACTTTTTATCAACTATTGGATAATTGCAGCCTTTTCTGCTATTTTTGGTCTAGCATCTGGTACATACGTGGGTATTACAGCTATTGTTATGGCTGATATGCTAGGATCAGAAAGATTGCAGTCAACTTATGGTATGGGGCTGTTTGTCAACGGTATTTTGCAATTAATAGGTCCCCCACTGTGTGGATTGTGGTACTCTCAAGTTAATTCATTTGTATCACTTTTCATTTGTCTAGGCATTGCTCTAACTGCTGGTGCAAGTTTATGGAGTATTATTCCTTGtattggagaaaaaaaataatgacattACAATTATGAATACTCAAACTGCACTTTTAAATTCCATAGTACAATTCACtccatttattttaatacttatttgtacttattttagattttattattaaggATTGGAATTAAGATggcatttttatattatttaagttATCGTAACTTAAGGGGTgtatttcaaaactatttttcatcGTTAGttgtcatattttaatatacaaaaaagatgcaactttcaattcaaattattcacagTTTCAATGCAATTTATAAGGTAACATTACAAAGTTTGCCTAAATTGTTAGTTCTTCTCTATCATTAATAGCTTTCTTATTAATagctttcttcttcttcttcttcttcttcttcttcttcttcttatacaacgaaataaaaaagctatgaaaaaatataaacaattcaaataaaataacttctaaCTAAATTCCAAAGTAACTGTGATTAATTCGAATTTAGTGCTgcttattttttgtgttttaaaatgtgacatttgaaaaaaacataattgtATGGTACAACCCAGATTTCCTTTTGATATTCATCTATTGATTGATTTAATAATACAAGTTGTTAATGTtagattatattttgataaagaccgaaattaGGTGGAAACGTCAAagataatttctataaaaatacatatacatTATACACGACCATTTACCTACGAACATATGTATATAGAACTAGAATATTGGAGATTGCAGCAAATTTGGAACTGATAACTCTTTATAAAAAGAGTTTATCGATTCAATATGAATGAATGACGAATATTTAAGTATTCGAAGCctcggaatatatattaaaaagagcacactttggtgttttatttgcCCCAATCCCACAACTTAgcgtttatatatatatatatatatatatatatatatatatttaatttattatttcttatacctttttttaattgataaagattaataaaaaattgacgtttcgacttaactcAGTCCTTAtctaaatatgatattgacactgacaatttgcgtatttatattgagtTAATACATcattaacatcaaaataagaatagaatcaaaataagaaatttgttctaataagaaaacataatttttcctcagtccttacatctcaaatatgtagcagtttttaatcattttaattatttgtagttttattagaatttacaaaataaaattttaaattttacttaaattatttaggtcttttttatcatttatagttttttcggtaatacatatggtaaggaaaaatgttttatgttttgatgtttcgtttctgttattttttcaattgattgtaCTAATTGtcacgctgtctacataggacagacctttcagtatttagaaagtagactaaaaggtcatcaatacgataaaaaaatagaactgcatcaacgaaccatgaaataccaaaaaactataaatgataaaaaagacctaaataatttaagtaaaatttaaagctctattttgtaaattctaataaaactacaaataattaaattgattaaatactgttacatatttgagatgtaaggactgaggaaaaattaatttttcttaatagaataaatttctattttgattttattcttattttgatgttcatgatgtaggtggTATAGGGAATCCAATTCTCtttgatttaatataaatacgcaaattttcAGTgtcattatcatattttgataaaatctgaagttaagtcgaaacgtcaattttttatcaatatatcaattaaacaaactaattttaaaacagaagagaccgaaaatcaagaacatttagaagtattaatattacaaaatgtctaagaaataaggaattaataaattcttgattttaggttattaattgaaatttcgttca
This portion of the Diorhabda sublineata isolate icDioSubl1.1 chromosome X, icDioSubl1.1, whole genome shotgun sequence genome encodes:
- the LOC130451843 gene encoding monocarboxylate transporter 13 codes for the protein MPTRSEYSEKEACEPLVIKTGSLSTTKIEDSSCKPIDNVRRNKSVILLEHKKNDKNMVKWKLVPPDGGWGWLVLFGATMVNILVPGTIKSFGVLFVEFLEAFDSTTAEGMWIPALCYFLYSSLGPVSSILSVRYSYRLVTILGGICAAGGMILSFWASSVYFLYASYGVLVGIGAGLSFPPTVYIVCSYFLKLRGVANGICISGSAFGSIIIPPILRILLVTYGYRGAVLLMGGLTLNVFVAALFYDRVEKHMKKEQVTSDEENEEKRAKFTISNNESLTSLHNTPQNDSFLEHIEKATENFNRSASSVAMQNIQPQQRERKVSMPQSRQEILKAKAKESMNSNSTLHPVSEKGNSTAMDFYSQTRLPSSRRRSIAPPRSTSTSSFQYVSTPYHGSTLTLQPEIFASSFSLRSNKSKTILEEEVQKPQLLDLSLLKDPIYLIILISNATNAISYTNFIILLPSYAKSLGFDKDQGAMLLSIVSAFDLVGRIGGSALSDLTSFPKCYYFVGGLLLSGISLSLLPLFINYWIIAAFSAIFGLASGTYVGITAIVMADMLGSERLQSTYGMGLFVNGILQLIGPPLCGLWYSQVNSFVSLFICLGIALTAGASLWSIIPCIGEKK